A single region of the Gossypium arboreum isolate Shixiya-1 chromosome 12, ASM2569848v2, whole genome shotgun sequence genome encodes:
- the LOC108477877 gene encoding protein WUSCHEL, whose translation MEPQQQQNQQAPNEDCGGGSGKGSFLCRQSSARWTPTTDQIRILKDLYNNNGVRSPSTDQIQRISARLRQYGKIEGKNVFYWFQNHKARERQKKRFTTTTNHQVPMQSPTTAANNKYPNISPGYSPTSLSSTGALTVGQIGNYGYGSITMEKSFRLSADCSISACGGSTSVGESLSHNFGWVGFDPTYSSSYTFFEHKKFMEERQKDEDDAEEEAAAPQIETLPLFPMHSEDDNGFCSNIKPRLDSCYSGWYKSEDGYTGSRASLELSLNPYAGRSQDSI comes from the exons ATGGAACCCCAGCAACAGCAAAACCAACAAGCTCCAAATGAGGATTGTGGTGGTGGCAGCGGCAAAGGAAGCTTTCTTTGCAGGCAAAGTAGTGCACGGTGGACTCCTACCACTGACCAGATTAGAATATTGAAGGACCTTTACAACAATAATGGAGTTAGGTCCCCGAGTACTGATCAGATTCAAAGGATCTCTGCTAGACTTAGACAGTACGGAAAAATCGAAGGCAAGAATGTCTTTTattggtttcagaaccacaaggCTCGTGAGAGGCAGAAGAAAAGGTTCACCACCACGACTAATCATCAAGTCCCCATGCAAAGCCCTACCACTGCAGCAAATAACAAGTATCCCAACATAAGTCCTG GTTATTCTCCTACATCTCTTTCTTCAACTGGTGCTCTTACTGTTGGGCAGATAGGAAACTATGGCTATGGGTCTATAACCATGGAAAAGAGTTTTAGGTTAAGTGCT GATTGCTCAATATCAGCATGTGGTGGTAGTACAAGTGTAGGCGAATCCCTGAGTCACAACTTTGGATGGGTTGGGTTCGATCCTACTTATTCTTCGTCCTACACATTCTTTGAGCACAAAAAATTCATGGAAGAGAGACAAAAAGATGAAGATGATGCAGAAGAAGAAGCTGCTGCTCCACAAATTGAGACCCTCCCTCTCTTTCCCATGCACAGTGAAGACGATAATGGTTTTTGCAGTAATATTAAGCCCAGACTAGACAGCTGCTACTCTGGGTGGTACAAGTCTGAAGATGGCTACACTGGTTCTCGTGCCTCACTTGAGCTCAGCCTCAACCCATATGCAGGCAGATCACAAGATTCTATCTGA